In Shewanella sp. GD04112, the sequence AGCAACAGAAACAACGCCAACAGGCGCTCACTGCCGAACGTGAAGCGGCCGCTAACGCGAAGCGCGCCCAAGTGCTAGAAGATATTCGTTATATCGCCACCGCCATGATTGATGACCGCTGTGAAATCTCCGAAGGCGTGGTGAGGATTGGCCGTTTATTTGAAATTTTATCCTTAAGCGAGCGGGTTGCGCCTGAGTTCCCGGCATTCTTCCAACACTTTGAGCTGATTAAAGACCACCCGATTATGGAAGCTCGCCAAGCCCTGCCGAAGCAAGAACGGATGAAGCTCGATTTTGTCCGCATGAAATCTGAAGCAGAACTGGCCGAAGACATTACCGCCGATGCCAAAAAGCTCTCCAGTTATCAGTTAAAAGCCCCGCATTAAGCTCACGATATTAGCCTCAAGGCCAAATCCTTGGCTTTGAGGCCCAATCTCTCCCGCATTTCTTTTCCCACACAGAGTACGGCTTCCCGTGAGCCTGTGCACAAAACCTCCAAAAAACAACAGACATTGGCTCCTTTTTCATAGATATTGCGTAACTTCTAAAAGGACAGACATCATTTTTACAACCTAGATCAAGGTTATTTGGCTAAGAACCTTGCATACTTCGCTTGTTGCTAATTTACCCTCGGAGGACACGCCTTGAAGCAGCCCACTCAGATAAGCTGGGATCAGTCGATGATCGAAAAATATAACTACAGCGGTCCCCGTTACACTTCTTACCCAACGGCGCTGGAGTTCGATGATTCATTCACTGAACAAAACCTGTTAACGGCGATTGAAAACAGTAAGAGTGACAAACTGTCGCTGTATATTCACATCCCCTTCTGCGCCAAACTTTGCTATTACTGTGGTTGTAATAAAGTTATCACTCGCCACGCCCACAAGGCCGATCAATATATCGAGTATTTGAGCCACGAAATTATTAAGCGTGCTCCGCTGTTTAAGCACTACACAGTCACCCAAATGCACTGGGGCGGCGGCACGCCAACTTTCTTAAATCCTGAGCAAATTCTGAAGTTAACCGACTTAATCAAGGCTAACTTTAACTTTGCCGCTGAAGGTGAGTTCTCTATCGAAGTTGACCCGCGTGAAATTGAGCTTTCAATGCTCGACACCTTAAAAGAAGCGGGCTTTAACCGCATTTCTATCGGGGTGCAGGACTTCAATAAAGAAGTACAAGTCGCGGTTAACCGTGAGCAGGACGAGCAATTTATTTTCGATTTAATGGCCAAAGCCAAGGCCATGGGATTTGTCTCAACCAATATTGACTTAATTTACGGGCTGCCACATCAGACACCCGAAACATTCGCCGCCACCATGCAGCGCGTGTTAGACCTGTCGCCCGATCGTCTTTCTGTGTTCAACTATGCCCACTTACCCGCACGTTTTGCCGCGCAGCGTAAGATTAAAGATGAGCACTTACCTTCGCCGAAACAAAAACTCGAGATGTTGCATCAAACGATCGAGACCTTAACTGGCGCTGGTTATCAGTACATTGGCATGGACCACTTCGCTAAGCCTGACGATGAGCTGGCTAAGCTGCAACGCGAAGGCAAACTGCACCGCAACTTCCAGGGTTATACCACCCAAGAAGAATGCGATCTGCTCGGTCTTGGCGTGTCTTCAATCAGCCAAATCGGCGATTGTTATGCGCAAAACCAGAAGGATATTCGTCCTTACTACGAAGCCATCGACAAAGACGGACATGCACTGTGGAAAGGTTGTAGCCTGAACCGTGACGATGAAATCCGCCGCGTCGTAATCAAACAACTGATCTGCCACTTCGATTTAGATATGGCAAAAATGGACGAGAAACTAGGGATTAAGTTCGAGGAATACTTCGCCGAAGACTTAAAACTGCTGCAAACCTTTATCGACGATAAGTTAGTCGACGTCACCGACAGAAAGATCACCATCAGCCCCACAGGCCGCCTGTTGATCCGCAATATCTGTATGTGCTTCGACCTTTACTACCGTCAAAAAGCGCGTCAACAACAGTTCTCCCGTGTGATCTAACACTGACGCATCTCCAATAAAAAAATCCGACTCAAATGTCGGATTTTTTTATTGGGAAATAAAGCTACTTACTTAAGCTTTAGCCGCATACAGCGCCTTGCGCTCACTCTCGGATAAAAACGCCATTTCCACCCCGTTGCGTTGCACCTGAGCCAGCTCTGCATCGCTTAGACCCAGTTCAGACTTAGCAATACGGTACTCATGCTTGATATCAATCGCACTCACACCCGGATCATCGGTGTTCAGGCTTATCAACACACCCGCATCCATAAAGGTTCTGAAGGGATGTTCCGCATAGGAAGACACGGTCGATGTGTGCAGGTTGCTGGTTGGGCAAGATTCGATACCGATACGGTGTTTAGCGAGATATTCCATCAACTTAGGATCGTGAATCGCATTCACGCCATGGCCGATACGTGTCGCCCCCAGTTCCTGAATCGCTTGCCACATACTTTGTGAACCCGCCGCCTCCCCCGCATGGGCGGTAATGGCTAAGCCCGCATCTCGCACTCGCTTAAAGTGCTCGTTAAACAATTCGCCAGGGAAGCCAAGCTCATCGCCGGCTAAATCCATCGCGATTATATGTTGTTTATGTGCGAGCAGGCCTTCAAGCTCCTGAGTACAAGCGGCTTGGCCGAAGGAGCGCGACATAATCCCGATTAGATTGATTTTAACTTGGTAATCTTTCAGGCCCGCTTTCACCCCGTCGATAACCGCTTCAACCACACCTTCAATCGGTAGTTTATGGTTCATCGCCATGTAATATGGGCTAAAACGCAGCTCCGCATAATCAAGGCCTGATAACGCCGCATCCGCCACGTTTTCATAGGCGACACGTTTTACCGCATCTAAATCAGCGAGAACGGCCACCATCCAGTCAAGCTTCTTCAAGAAGGCGACTAAGCTGGTTTCTTTCCCCTGAATTTGTACAAATGGCGCGAGACTCTCTAAAGAATCGGCAGGCAAAGCAATGCCGTGTTGGTGTCCGAGTTCCCAAATGGTGTTCACTCGCACGTTACCATCTAAGTGACGATGCAAATCCACCAATGGAATGGATGTATTGATCATAATTAACCCCTATGTGAACTACCCAGCCAATGCTTTTGTTATTTGGTCTAGGGCGGACCCTAAGTTTAACACGCATTCTTTGGTGGCACTCAGCTAAGGGCGGGATTTAAATTCACATTCAGTCACAATTCTGCTTAATATGCGTACAACCATCTGGGGTAAACCTCAGGCATAATGACTTCAATAACAACGAAAATATCCGAGATAAATCATGCATAAACTCTTTACCCCAAGCTTACTGATTTGCGCCCTGAGTGCCTGTAGCGCGGCTCAGCCCCCGTCTGCACCAACCGCACAGACAACCGTGGCTGTTGCACAATCCACAGCCAAGACTATGGCTCCGGCCTTGCAAGCGATTGTGGATCAAAGTTGGCAACTCCAACTCAGTGCCAGCCCTGAAATGGCCTATGGAATGGGGGATAAGAGTGCTGCGGGTAAACTGCAAGATCTGTCCCCAGAAGCCTTAGCCAAACTCAACCAGGGACAAATTGCCATTCTGGCCCAATTGAAAGCCCTGGATCGCAGCAAGCTGAGTAAAGAAGATAAAATCAACGCCCAAATCCTTGAGGATCAGATCCAGAACGAGGTCGACCTGTATAAATACAAGGATTACTACCTGCCAATCACCGCAGAGAGCGGCTTCCACGCCTATATATCCTCCATTGCACAAGGGCGATTCAACACCCTAGAAGATTACCAAAACTACCTAGGTAAGCTTAAGGCGCTACCGACCTATTTTGCCCAGCAAACCCATTGGTTAAAACAAGGCTTAAAGGAAGGGATCACACCGCCTAAAGCCACGCTCAAGGGATTTGAAAACAGCATTAGTGCCTACATCTTACCAGTAGAGAAAAGCAGTTATTTTAAGCCTTTTACTCAATATCCAAGCCACTTTACCGAGGCGCAAAAAGCGCAACTGACCCAAGAAGGCCGAGCATCGGTCGAGCAGAATGTGCTCCCGACCTATCAGGCTTTTTATGATTTTATGACTCAGGAGTATATGCCCAACACTCGGGAAAATATTGCCGCCAACAGCTTACCCGATGGCGATGCCTTCTATGAGAACCGCGTTCGTTACTACACGACCTTAAATATGACCTCGGCCGAAGTGCACGAGCTTGGTTTAAAAGAAGTAAAACGTATCCGCCAGGAAATGGAGCAAGTCATTAAGTCTGTTGGCTTTAAAGGCAGCTTTGCCGACTTTTTACATTTCTTAAGAACCGATCCCCAGTTTTATACTACTAGTGCGGATCAGCTCCTGAAGGAAGCGGCATTTATTGCTAAAAAAGCCGATGCCATTTTGCCCAAATATTTTGGTAAATTGCCGCGAAAACCCTATGGTATCGCGCCAGTGCCTGCTGAAATCGCCCCCAAATACACCTCAGGCCGTTATTCAGGCTCAAATCGTGATGACGAGCCGGGTTACTATTGGGTTAATACCTACGCCTTAGATAAGCGTCCGCTCTATGAACTCGAAGCACTAACGCTGCACGAAGCCGTGCCCGGGCATCATCTGCAGATTTCACTCAACTCCGAACTGAGCTCATTGCCTGATTTTCGTCGCTACAGCTATATTTCGGCCTTTGGTGAAGGTTGGGGATTGTATAGCGAATACTTAGGATTAGAAGCGGGATTCTATCAAGATCCTTACAGTAACTTTGGGCGCCTAACCTATGAGATGTGGCGCGCCGCGCGCCTCGTTGTCGATACGGGGATGCACGCCCAAGGCTGGAGTCGAGAGCAAGCCATCGAGTTTATGGCGAGCAACACGGCATTATCGCTCCACAATGTGACCACTGAAATTGACCGTTACATTACTTGGCCAGGGCAAGCGCTCTCCTACAAGATTGGTGAGCTCACCATTAAACGTCTACGCGCGAAAGCCGAGCAAGCCTTAGGCGATAAATTTGATATTCGCGCCTTCCACGACGCCGTATTAGAGAATGGTTCTGTGCCTATGTCGGTGCTGGAGCAGCAAATAAACGACTTTATCGAAGCGCAAAAAGCCGCGATTTAAGCTCATCCAAGGGAGCGGGTATTTTCCAGCTCCCTTTCCTGCCCGCCCCAGTTCTCTGATACACTCTAGCAAACCTTTTTGCCCGAGATGTGCGACAGAGTATGAGCCAAACGCCCCTAAACTTTCCAAGGGAAGAGTTTTCCAAGGTAGCTTTTTCAACGGAACACGATTTAAATACTTCTGAACAGCAAGCCTTCTGGCAGACCGTTGTCCAAGACACACTCAAAACGCCCGATGGATTAACCTTAGCCTATATGATGGTCAAGCATCCCAAGGCCCATGCCAGCATTGTAATCAGCAGTGGTCGAGTAGAGTCCTACTTAAAGTATCAAGAATTGGTATTTGACTTGTATCAGCAAGGTTATTCGGTGTTTGCCATCGATCACCGCGGCCAGGGATTATCAAGCCGCATGACGGCCAATCCCCATCAAGGCCACGTGCGGCGGTTCAACGACTATATCGACGACTTTGCCCTGTTTATGCAAACCGTTGTACTCAAACATGCCACTTCGCCATTATTCTTGCTCGGGCATTCTATGGGCGGCGCCATCGGTACCTTGTATCTAAAACAACATCCAGATGTGTTTACGGCGGCGGCATTCTCAGCCCCCATGTATGGCATTAAGTTACCTATGCCAAAAGGGTTTGTCCGTTGGCTTGCGAGTAAGCTCGATGCCAGCCTCAATGGTGGAGAACCTAACTACGTGCTCAGCGGGCAAAACTATAAGGCCGCTCCCTTTAAGGGCAATGATCTCACCCACTGCCAGAGCCGTTATCAAGCCTATAGAGAGTTGTACGATGCGGCGCCAAAGCTGCAATTAGGCTCACCGACTAACCGCTGGTTGACTGAATCCTTAGATGCGGCCGATGCCTGTGTCTTGGCCACGGCACATATCCGTACGCCCATTCTGATCCTGCAAGCCAGTGAGGATAAGATTGTCGACAATGCCGCCCAAAATCTGGCGGTAAGCTCAAATTGCCAATTAAAAGTGATTGCAGGGGCTGCCCATGAGATTTTTATGGAGAAAGATAGCTACCGTAATCAAGCGCTTAATTACGCACTCGACTTTTTTAAACGCTACGCAACAAGGGACGTGGACAAACAAGCTGTTTAAAGTCATTAACACTTAAGGCGCGAGCAATATTGTAGCCTTGGAAGCGGGTACAACCTAAGCGGCTAAAGAGTTGCTGTTGCTGTGGTGATTCGACACCTTTGGCCACGATAGGCAAGTTAAAGGATTGTACAGACTGAATCAGCGCTTGGCTCCAGCTCGCATCGTTCGTTAAGTTAGCGGCACAATGTAAATCGAGTTTCACCTCATGCAAGGGATAGTGACGCAAGCAACTCAAGGCGCCCTGTCCCGCACCAAAGTTATCTAGGGTTATTGCCACCCCTGCTTCTGCGAGCAGACTCATCCTCGGCTGAATAAAGGAGGTTGATGTTAGTAATGCACTCTCGGTTAACTCAATACCCAGCTGATTGTCATCCAGCTCGTAGCGACGGGTTAACGCAACCAATTGCTCGACAAAATCGGCTTGGCAGAAAGATAAGGTACTAATATTCAAAGTTAAACGTGGCAGGTTAATACCCTGTTGTTTCAATTGCTTAATCAACTGGCAAACGCGCGTAGCCACATTTAAATCGAGCGATGCAATCAAACCATGGCGCTCGGCTAAATCAATAAATTTAGCGACCGGGACAATTTCCCCATCCGCTAAATGCCAGCGGGATAAAACCTCGGCCGACACTATCTTGCCCTGCATATCCACCACTGGCTGGAACATTAACGACAACTGATTTTCGGCAATTGCACGCTCTAATCTGTTCAATAAAGACGACTCAGTATCCTGCGAGCGTTCTAAATCTGGGTGATAGAAAGCGCAACCTGCGTGTTCACTAGACTGAGCATGCTGCATCGCCAGTTCGGCACGTCGCACTGCGAGTTCTGGCGCAAGCGTATCCACAGAATCTAATAAGCAAATCCCAATATTCGCATTTAAACGAAAATCATGTTCACCATAATGGAAGGGACGAGTGGCGATTTGTTTAAGCTCAGTAGCCAACGCCAAGGCTCGACGTCCGGCCATATTCGCATCGGCAGCCAACTCCTTAGCTAACAAGGCGAACCGACCCAATTCGAGATGAGCAACGACAATATTTTCAGCAAAATAACTCGATAGCCTTGCACTTAATTGCGACAACAATCGCTCAAGCTCATGGGATGTAAGAGTATTATTCGCCCCAAGGGTTTCAACATTGAGTAATAACAAAGCCCCCCAATGCCCCGCACTGGTTCGCTGATTAAGGTATTGGGATAACTGCGCCATAAAGGTTTCGGGGAGCATCTTAGGCCCAGCCACAGATTGCTTCACTAATTCGGCGATCGCAGCATGGTTTCGCTCACTCTCCGAAACATCGACATGAATGCCGATCATTCGAGTCGGTCGACCAAGGTGGTCCCAGTCGACTAACATGCCACGGTCAAATACCCAAACATAATGCCCATCTCTATGTTGTAAGCGATGGACACTCTCAAATTCTTTAGTCTTGCCACAGACATACTCTTGCAGGCAGTCCAACACGGCTTGCTTATCATCGGGATGCAAACGCGTTTCCCAGGTCTGGAACACTTCCTCTAGCTCGTCGGGTTGATAGCCAATCATTTCCTTCCAACGATCGGACAAAAAAACTTCGCCAGAACGAATATTCCAATCCCAGATCCCATTGCGTGAACCTTCAACCGCAAACAACCAACGTTGCTCACTATCGTTAAGCTGCTTAACTGCACGTCCTAAATGTTCATGAACCTGCTGCAGTGTCGTTTGTAGAGACAAGACCTCGGAGGCACTCCAAGGCACTTGAGTCGAAAACTCAGGAGTGCCTACATGCTTCGCCGATTCGCTTAACATCTTGAATGGACGGATCAAGAGGTAATATAGAACAAAGGTAAAACCGATTAACAACAGCGCCCCGAGTCCCCAGACACGCATAAATCGTTGTTGTAATTCGGTTGAAGCTTTAGCCACTAACGGCGCGAGATCAGACTCAAGATAGATAAGCTCTGTCGCTCCAGGATATTGAGCATCGACGGGATAATAGGCTTGAATCGATAATCGGTCTGGATTAATTGAAACACTCGCCTGTCCAGATTGCACCACGGCATGATGCCGGACCACATCGTAACCATCAATCACTTCAATGGCATTGCTATCACGCCAAACAGTATGATTTGCAAATCGAATCCGGCTATTCGCATCCAGCAAGATATAAACCATGACATTCATATCTAAGGTTGCCAGAGAGACTTCCTGCTCGATACGTTCAACATCTTGTAACGCTTGTGCCGACTGCACTATCGTTTGCATACGTAAAAGTTGCTGCTTTATCTGGTTCACCTGGCGATCCGCCAGTTCATTACGTACCAGCTCGCTCTCATAGAAATACTCAGCCGTAACCAACACTAAATAAAGTGCCAGCATGCAGACAGGTATCAATACTGCGAGCGAGAGTTTACGAAGCATGGGTAGCCAAATGTCTTTAATAAAAAGATGGACGCCCAGTATGCTAACGGGAAACCCGTTACTAAGCAAAAAGACTTAACATAAGTGGAGTTATTTTAGACTAAATACGCTAATCGATTGAAAGAACCGCTAGCAAACGAGACGATAAAGTGAAGAATAGAAAATAAGTTAATAAAACAGAAAATAACAAAAACAAAAAAGCCAGCTTATTCAGCTGGCTTCATTGTTTAATTAGGCGCTTGGCGATGACCTACTCTCACATGGGGAGACCCCACACTACCATCGGCGCGATTGCGTTTCACTTCTGAGTTCGGGATGGGATCAGGTGGGACCACAATGCTATTGTCACCAAGCAAATTTGCTATTTACTTACCCGGCTTATCTCATGCAGGCAGTAAATGAATTCGGAAAGCTGGATTGAGTTCCACTTCTTAAGTGTTTGTATTCGTCTAAGGATTACTTAGTAAAACCCATCTGGGTTGTATGGTTAAGCCTCTCGAGTCATTAGTATCAGTTAGCTCAACGCCTCACAACGCTTACACACCTGACCTATCAACGTCCTAGTCTCGAACGGCTCTTTAGT encodes:
- the add gene encoding adenosine deaminase; translation: MINTSIPLVDLHRHLDGNVRVNTIWELGHQHGIALPADSLESLAPFVQIQGKETSLVAFLKKLDWMVAVLADLDAVKRVAYENVADAALSGLDYAELRFSPYYMAMNHKLPIEGVVEAVIDGVKAGLKDYQVKINLIGIMSRSFGQAACTQELEGLLAHKQHIIAMDLAGDELGFPGELFNEHFKRVRDAGLAITAHAGEAAGSQSMWQAIQELGATRIGHGVNAIHDPKLMEYLAKHRIGIESCPTSNLHTSTVSSYAEHPFRTFMDAGVLISLNTDDPGVSAIDIKHEYRIAKSELGLSDAELAQVQRNGVEMAFLSESERKALYAAKA
- a CDS encoding EAL domain-containing protein, producing the protein MLRKLSLAVLIPVCMLALYLVLVTAEYFYESELVRNELADRQVNQIKQQLLRMQTIVQSAQALQDVERIEQEVSLATLDMNVMVYILLDANSRIRFANHTVWRDSNAIEVIDGYDVVRHHAVVQSGQASVSINPDRLSIQAYYPVDAQYPGATELIYLESDLAPLVAKASTELQQRFMRVWGLGALLLIGFTFVLYYLLIRPFKMLSESAKHVGTPEFSTQVPWSASEVLSLQTTLQQVHEHLGRAVKQLNDSEQRWLFAVEGSRNGIWDWNIRSGEVFLSDRWKEMIGYQPDELEEVFQTWETRLHPDDKQAVLDCLQEYVCGKTKEFESVHRLQHRDGHYVWVFDRGMLVDWDHLGRPTRMIGIHVDVSESERNHAAIAELVKQSVAGPKMLPETFMAQLSQYLNQRTSAGHWGALLLLNVETLGANNTLTSHELERLLSQLSARLSSYFAENIVVAHLELGRFALLAKELAADANMAGRRALALATELKQIATRPFHYGEHDFRLNANIGICLLDSVDTLAPELAVRRAELAMQHAQSSEHAGCAFYHPDLERSQDTESSLLNRLERAIAENQLSLMFQPVVDMQGKIVSAEVLSRWHLADGEIVPVAKFIDLAERHGLIASLDLNVATRVCQLIKQLKQQGINLPRLTLNISTLSFCQADFVEQLVALTRRYELDDNQLGIELTESALLTSTSFIQPRMSLLAEAGVAITLDNFGAGQGALSCLRHYPLHEVKLDLHCAANLTNDASWSQALIQSVQSFNLPIVAKGVESPQQQQLFSRLGCTRFQGYNIARALSVNDFKQLVCPRPLLRSV
- a CDS encoding alpha/beta fold hydrolase, which translates into the protein MSQTPLNFPREEFSKVAFSTEHDLNTSEQQAFWQTVVQDTLKTPDGLTLAYMMVKHPKAHASIVISSGRVESYLKYQELVFDLYQQGYSVFAIDHRGQGLSSRMTANPHQGHVRRFNDYIDDFALFMQTVVLKHATSPLFLLGHSMGGAIGTLYLKQHPDVFTAAAFSAPMYGIKLPMPKGFVRWLASKLDASLNGGEPNYVLSGQNYKAAPFKGNDLTHCQSRYQAYRELYDAAPKLQLGSPTNRWLTESLDAADACVLATAHIRTPILILQASEDKIVDNAAQNLAVSSNCQLKVIAGAAHEIFMEKDSYRNQALNYALDFFKRYATRDVDKQAV
- a CDS encoding DUF2489 domain-containing protein, producing MSTTLILLGFIIIVALSSYATFLLLKLKQQKQRQQALTAEREAAANAKRAQVLEDIRYIATAMIDDRCEISEGVVRIGRLFEILSLSERVAPEFPAFFQHFELIKDHPIMEARQALPKQERMKLDFVRMKSEAELAEDITADAKKLSSYQLKAPH
- a CDS encoding DUF885 domain-containing protein, with the protein product MHKLFTPSLLICALSACSAAQPPSAPTAQTTVAVAQSTAKTMAPALQAIVDQSWQLQLSASPEMAYGMGDKSAAGKLQDLSPEALAKLNQGQIAILAQLKALDRSKLSKEDKINAQILEDQIQNEVDLYKYKDYYLPITAESGFHAYISSIAQGRFNTLEDYQNYLGKLKALPTYFAQQTHWLKQGLKEGITPPKATLKGFENSISAYILPVEKSSYFKPFTQYPSHFTEAQKAQLTQEGRASVEQNVLPTYQAFYDFMTQEYMPNTRENIAANSLPDGDAFYENRVRYYTTLNMTSAEVHELGLKEVKRIRQEMEQVIKSVGFKGSFADFLHFLRTDPQFYTTSADQLLKEAAFIAKKADAILPKYFGKLPRKPYGIAPVPAEIAPKYTSGRYSGSNRDDEPGYYWVNTYALDKRPLYELEALTLHEAVPGHHLQISLNSELSSLPDFRRYSYISAFGEGWGLYSEYLGLEAGFYQDPYSNFGRLTYEMWRAARLVVDTGMHAQGWSREQAIEFMASNTALSLHNVTTEIDRYITWPGQALSYKIGELTIKRLRAKAEQALGDKFDIRAFHDAVLENGSVPMSVLEQQINDFIEAQKAAI
- the hemN gene encoding oxygen-independent coproporphyrinogen III oxidase — its product is MKQPTQISWDQSMIEKYNYSGPRYTSYPTALEFDDSFTEQNLLTAIENSKSDKLSLYIHIPFCAKLCYYCGCNKVITRHAHKADQYIEYLSHEIIKRAPLFKHYTVTQMHWGGGTPTFLNPEQILKLTDLIKANFNFAAEGEFSIEVDPREIELSMLDTLKEAGFNRISIGVQDFNKEVQVAVNREQDEQFIFDLMAKAKAMGFVSTNIDLIYGLPHQTPETFAATMQRVLDLSPDRLSVFNYAHLPARFAAQRKIKDEHLPSPKQKLEMLHQTIETLTGAGYQYIGMDHFAKPDDELAKLQREGKLHRNFQGYTTQEECDLLGLGVSSISQIGDCYAQNQKDIRPYYEAIDKDGHALWKGCSLNRDDEIRRVVIKQLICHFDLDMAKMDEKLGIKFEEYFAEDLKLLQTFIDDKLVDVTDRKITISPTGRLLIRNICMCFDLYYRQKARQQQFSRVI